Below is a genomic region from Brassica rapa cultivar Chiifu-401-42 chromosome A08, CAAS_Brap_v3.01, whole genome shotgun sequence.
ACCATATTCTTTGCCACGTCCTATAAATAGTATATTAACAATATAGAAAACAAATCCCCAGAACTGGAATAGTCTAATTTTTTTATGGTAAAGACAGTAAAATAAGTTTTCTCGCATTTTATCTTGGTATAATATGAGTTTACTCGTATACACGATGAGTACATTTCTCTCGAATTAATTAAGATTGCAAAAATCTTGAAAATGATCTTGATCAATGTTATAGGTCCTTTATCTACGGACGTCCCTCTCCTATGGAATGACATATGCAGAAAAAAATGACTAATGGCTATTCTTGTCAAATTATAAGTCACacacaaataaaacaaattaaagcaaaacaaaaatatcctCTTGTGTTTTCTTTCTCCTCATCGCTATTTCTCTTTGTGTGTGTGGGATTGATTATTGTTTCAAGCTATCCTCTTCAACCCATCAACCTcatttgtaaaaaaaagaaaacttgaaagaagaagaaggagcaaCTTTTAAAATGGAAGATGATTATAGTAGGATCTTGATCCTTCTTCAAATTTAAGATCGATATTTTCCTTAAAAGAACAATGCCTGTGCCAGATCCAGGGGCGGGGCGAGTATTCATCTTTCTCATTACCTTATTTCTTTTCCTATCAATAGCTGTTGGAGGTGGTTGTCTGATTGCATACACAATCCTCCCTTACCCTCCAGTTTGGCTTTCTTACCTCGGCATTTTCTTTGTTTGTCTCCCTTGGTCTTTTTGGATCCTAACATTTGCCTACCGCATTGTCTCCCGCACTtttgggtttaggatggtcATTGGATCAGGTGGTAATAACAACAATGCGACCGGAGAGTCCAATGCACGTGATATTGATCCTCCCGAGCAATCTTTAGAGGCTCAAGATGATGATCCTGAGGCAATAACTCACCCACAAGGGCAAGTTGAAGGGAACCAATCGAAGAAAAGAATGTCAACCTCCAGTAATTCTACTGTTGATTCACATGAAAGTGAGATGCCACTAGCCATTTCTATGGGTTCATGATCATATATGTTTTGATATGAAAAAGGGATTCTTGGTATAGATAGCATCATGATGGAGATGCTAAGCAGCTTCTTGAAAACATGGGAGATTTTgctgtttttattttgtatctTATACAAATAGATTTGTAgattcgacaaaaaaaaaaaagaagaagggagaTTACACCTTTTACCATTACTAAAGGTTCTCCTAAAACACAAACCCTAAAAATCAAGAGAGAAATGTTTGTTACAAGGGGTATAGATTAAGATGTTTTCGGTGTGGTACATGCGTAATGCTGATATGATGTTATAGGGTAGATTAACGTTTGAGATTCATGAAATTCATGTACCTTTTGTATATATCTATAACTAGTGTAATTTGTTAATATAATACTTGTTGTGAAGCCTTCGATTTTAGGGCTAACACTTGGAGGTTTTTTTAACTTGACTTACGAGCCAAGATATCGGATGCTGGCATATGCAAATGGCTCACTTTATAATGATGGTGAAACCAATGTATACTTACATCTTCTtgatacaacaacaaaaaaatatgtgtTTAGCGAGCATTGACATGCGTAATTTGGATAGGAACTTTATGAACTTGTAAAGAGAGCTCAAAATTCAAATTCCATTATAAACACACATACGGATAATTACATTGGTTTCACCAACACTAATCAGGACACAATCTTTCGAATAATATGAAAAACGACCAAACCATTagtatctaaaataattatcttaaaacaaataattaaatatctaaaatactcTGTTCTATATTTATTCGaacatgatatctaaaaatacatatattttaaaattttattaattgaaCCAAAATGTATTTAGTTTTAAGATGGGTATTATATAgaactataaaatataactgAATAGAATCTgatcataatatatataaaacttgaATGGGATATAGAaagttaaatttgaaaatcCGAAACCTCAAAAACTTGATATAAAACCTAACAcctaaatttattattttaataaagagataaaaacaataaaacaaatatcaacaaaaaagtaaataataata
It encodes:
- the LOC103834657 gene encoding uncharacterized protein LOC103834657, which produces MPVPDPGAGRVFIFLITLFLFLSIAVGGGCLIAYTILPYPPVWLSYLGIFFVCLPWSFWILTFAYRIVSRTFGFRMVIGSGGNNNNATGESNARDIDPPEQSLEAQDDDPEAITHPQGQVEGNQSKKRMSTSSNSTVDSHESEMPLAISMGS